Sequence from the Herbaspirillum sp. meg3 genome:
TGAGGGTGCGCAGAGGCGTGGCCTTGCTCATGGTGCGACTCCACGTGACAGATTGTCGGGTTGCAGATTCTGTTCGGTTTGCTTTACCAGCGCGGTTTGCTCCATGCGATGCAAGGTCAGCCGCGCAGAAATCGCCGTCGAGGAATAGATGAAGAAAATATTCTGGAACAGCACACCGCGAAACACTTCGCTCTCCGAGAGATTGCTGATCAGAATCAGAATCAGCATGGCCCAGTGGATGGCAGCCTCTTCACGGTCAATACGCGTGAGCTTGATCAGGTTGCGGATGTGGAAAACAAACACGCCGGCCATGATGACCAGACCCACGATCCCGAGCTCGTTGAGGATATCGAGGTAGCCGTTATGTGCCTGCAGCGGAATCCAGTGCAGCGCATTGATGATCATCTGTGACGGGCTGCCTTCGCCCAGCCAGAATGCGCCGTAACCGATGCCGAATACCGGATGGCGCTGCACCTCCAGCAACACCAGGCGCCAGATGTCGGTACGGCCGGTGAGGTCGGTGCTCTTGTTGAACAGCGCGCCGAAGGGAGCGAACAGCTCGTTCCATTCAGGCAGGCGACCGTTGACGACGTAGAAGATGTGGAAGCCGAGCAGGAGGATGACCGCAAGACTGATCGTCAGCCGACGGCCGTCGAATTCGCCGGTCAGATAACGGCGGCGGATCAGCAGATAAATGCCGGTACCCAGCGTGGCCACCAGAATCGCCGTACTGCTTTTGGCCATCACCAGCATGAACAGACTGAACAGGATCCCGAAATAGCAGATTGAACGCGGGAAAGTGGTTCCCAGACTTTCCTTGATCCACAACACCACACACAA
This genomic interval carries:
- a CDS encoding O-antigen ligase, which translates into the protein MNTATDQLDAARPTQGLQEPQEQSSIAGKIDPFLVRLLIVMSMTFSLLPPGFNWGNTDPQGSYAEGSLIFQMEFGSVFLIGAWLAWRNRGWSLRHVLHLNPLLIAIILYCLMTILWSPYPVVTLKRSVQLIGLTLVGIAISPPIGGKHQLIRTMLGTLMTLMACSFVVSLVLPRIGVDYELGGAWRGILTQKNTLGAISGLCVVLWIKESLGTTFPRSICYFGILFSLFMLVMAKSSTAILVATLGTGIYLLIRRRYLTGEFDGRRLTISLAVILLLGFHIFYVVNGRLPEWNELFAPFGALFNKSTDLTGRTDIWRLVLLEVQRHPVFGIGYGAFWLGEGSPSQMIINALHWIPLQAHNGYLDILNELGIVGLVIMAGVFVFHIRNLIKLTRIDREEAAIHWAMLILILISNLSESEVFRGVLFQNIFFIYSSTAISARLTLHRMEQTALVKQTEQNLQPDNLSRGVAP